One part of the Actinomyces howellii genome encodes these proteins:
- a CDS encoding PH domain-containing protein: MSVSSSGTGTAPSRVADPFAPEGVDFHPVSSRLATARLLGAGIGNAVAVIGFAVPAVLWSPWLWIGSAFFLITGLCEMLLIPRQVRAMGYALTEDHLLWRKGVMFRSLSVIPYGRMQLVDTSQGPVGARLGIAEVKLHTASASTDATINGLPAQEAEHLRQILADRGEDRMAGL; this comes from the coding sequence ATGAGCGTCTCGTCCAGCGGCACCGGCACTGCGCCGTCGCGCGTGGCCGACCCCTTCGCCCCCGAGGGCGTCGACTTCCACCCGGTCTCATCGCGTCTGGCCACGGCCCGGCTCCTGGGCGCCGGGATCGGCAACGCGGTGGCCGTCATCGGTTTCGCCGTTCCCGCGGTGCTGTGGAGCCCGTGGCTGTGGATCGGCTCGGCCTTCTTCCTCATCACCGGCCTGTGCGAGATGCTGCTCATCCCGCGCCAGGTCCGGGCCATGGGGTACGCCCTGACCGAGGACCACCTGCTGTGGCGCAAGGGCGTCATGTTCCGCTCCCTGTCAGTCATCCCCTACGGGCGCATGCAGCTGGTCGACACCTCCCAGGGGCCGGTCGGAGCCCGCCTGGGCATCGCCGAGGTCAAGCTGCACACCGCCTCGGCGAGCACCGACGCCACGATCAACGGGCTTCCGGCGCAGGAGGCCGAGCACCTGCGCCAGATCCTGGCCGACCGCGGCGAGGACAGGATGGCCGGGCTGTGA
- a CDS encoding DUF3180 family protein, giving the protein MHRTRWTTVLACFVAPTALAWVAADLTLRHRGWVPSLTPWGAAVAVLVSVGVLVGGLAVRRMKDRQPTWITPTGAAATAAAAQASALVAPTVGGIYAGSLIAALLAPTAPAMTSLAWSSGACLAACALWCGIGLLVEHWCAIDLDDDDDDPGAAGTGDEVPA; this is encoded by the coding sequence ATGCACCGCACGCGCTGGACGACCGTCCTCGCGTGCTTCGTCGCGCCGACCGCACTGGCCTGGGTCGCCGCCGACCTGACCCTGCGACACCGCGGCTGGGTGCCCTCCCTGACCCCGTGGGGCGCCGCCGTCGCTGTGCTCGTGTCGGTCGGGGTCCTCGTGGGCGGCCTCGCCGTCAGGCGGATGAAGGACCGCCAACCCACGTGGATCACCCCCACCGGCGCGGCGGCGACGGCCGCCGCCGCCCAGGCCTCCGCACTTGTCGCCCCCACGGTCGGCGGCATCTACGCAGGCAGCCTCATCGCCGCCCTCCTCGCCCCCACCGCCCCGGCGATGACCTCCCTGGCCTGGAGCTCGGGCGCCTGCCTCGCCGCCTGCGCCCTGTGGTGCGGCATCGGGCTGCTCGTCGAGCACTGGTGCGCCATCGACCTTGACGACGACGATGACGACCCCGGTGCGGCAGGAACCGGCGACGAGGTCCCGGCCTAG
- the folK gene encoding 2-amino-4-hydroxy-6-hydroxymethyldihydropteridine diphosphokinase: protein MSTNPTTDRIRLTGLSARGYHGALPFERTEGQLFVADVTLDLGERGTAVAAVTDTLSDAVDYGQVARAVVSVIEGEPVNLLETLAERIGEAALGFPRVVSVEVSVHKPQAPLDIAFDDVIVTISRTAETVVPEAGRTGLKAPAPVAAPLDLPPSPTTSQPSTSPEAAAWASSAESAGSASSAGSLTSHAASPAAPSGFTSHAASPAAPSGFTSHAASPAAPSGFTSHAASPAAPSGFTSHASSPAAPSTPSPASQAGPSFGQQASPAVPASPEAPASSPFGESGTYSQSWDSASATSAPAAPVSPAVAASAPSTPAVGQAPSFGQDPAPSAPAFGQAPSVEQAPAFGQDQSAPGFGQPGVPDAPASPAVAASAPSTPAFGQAPSVEQAPAFGQDQSAPGFGQPGVPAAPASPAVAASAPSTSAPSTSAFGQAPSLGQPPAPAPVPEPPAPVDPAIQRPASPVEVVIALGGNVGGVVAALRGAVGTLRETQGLTVTSVAPLARTAAAIDDGVPEQPDFLNTVVLATTTLSPREVLAVCQGLEADAGRVRTGPQGPRTLDADLITYEGVTLDTPELVLPHPRAAQRAFVLVPWAEADPFAEIGSQSVSALAEEAPDRDGVRWLALDWMDSDNLPALPTGQYVEPPVGEPVSVSAAPQPAAAPAQPAAPAVPDQPPAADPLGGAMGAGLVEQQPFAPSAPVDVAAVPSPAAPAQSLDQAAPMDAAAVPVPSYDQPAAPSYDQPAAPSYEQPAAPSYEQPAVPSYEQPAPAQPATSSAPPASDDAPWKAQLNWNDIVGRQGQGS, encoded by the coding sequence ATGAGCACGAACCCGACCACCGACAGGATCCGTCTGACGGGCCTGTCCGCCCGCGGCTACCACGGTGCCCTTCCTTTCGAGCGCACTGAGGGTCAGCTCTTCGTCGCCGACGTCACCCTCGACCTCGGCGAGCGCGGGACAGCGGTCGCGGCGGTCACCGACACCCTGTCCGACGCCGTCGACTACGGACAGGTGGCACGTGCGGTCGTCTCGGTCATCGAGGGCGAGCCCGTCAACCTGCTGGAGACCCTCGCCGAGCGCATCGGCGAGGCGGCGCTCGGCTTCCCCCGCGTGGTCAGCGTCGAGGTCTCCGTCCACAAGCCCCAGGCCCCCCTGGACATCGCCTTCGACGACGTCATCGTCACGATCTCCCGGACCGCCGAGACCGTCGTCCCGGAGGCGGGTCGCACCGGCCTCAAGGCTCCCGCACCGGTGGCCGCGCCGCTGGATCTGCCGCCCTCGCCCACCACCTCCCAGCCCTCAACCTCCCCCGAGGCCGCCGCATGGGCCTCCTCCGCGGAGTCGGCCGGCTCGGCGAGCTCGGCAGGCTCCCTCACCTCGCACGCGGCCTCCCCGGCGGCGCCGTCGGGCTTCACCTCGCACGCGGCCTCCCCGGCGGCGCCGTCGGGCTTCACCTCGCACGCGGCCTCCCCGGCGGCGCCGTCGGGCTTCACCTCGCACGCCGCCTCCCCGGCGGCCCCGTCAGGCTTCACCTCCCACGCGTCCTCCCCGGCCGCCCCGTCCACGCCGTCCCCCGCCTCGCAGGCAGGCCCCTCCTTCGGACAGCAGGCCTCCCCGGCCGTCCCTGCCTCGCCCGAGGCCCCCGCCTCCTCCCCGTTCGGGGAGTCCGGGACCTACAGCCAGTCCTGGGACTCAGCCTCGGCGACCTCGGCCCCGGCTGCGCCGGTGTCTCCGGCGGTGGCGGCATCGGCCCCCTCGACCCCGGCTGTCGGCCAGGCACCGTCCTTCGGTCAGGACCCCGCCCCCTCAGCCCCGGCCTTCGGGCAGGCTCCCTCCGTTGAGCAGGCGCCCGCCTTCGGGCAGGACCAGTCCGCCCCGGGCTTCGGGCAGCCCGGTGTCCCGGACGCGCCGGCCTCCCCGGCGGTGGCAGCTTCGGCCCCCTCGACCCCGGCCTTCGGGCAGGCTCCCTCCGTTGAGCAGGCGCCCGCCTTTGGGCAGGACCAGTCCGCCCCGGGCTTCGGGCAGCCCGGTGTCCCGGCCGCGCCGGCCTCCCCGGCGGTGGCAGCCTCGGCCCCCTCGACCTCGGCCCCCTCGACCTCGGCCTTCGGGCAGGCTCCGTCCCTCGGCCAGCCCCCTGCCCCGGCGCCTGTGCCCGAGCCCCCAGCGCCCGTCGACCCGGCCATCCAGCGGCCGGCGAGCCCGGTGGAGGTCGTCATCGCCCTGGGCGGCAACGTCGGCGGTGTCGTCGCGGCGCTGCGTGGCGCCGTGGGGACGCTGCGCGAGACGCAGGGGCTGACCGTTACCTCCGTCGCCCCCTTGGCCCGCACCGCCGCCGCCATCGACGACGGTGTGCCCGAGCAGCCCGACTTCCTCAACACGGTCGTGCTGGCCACGACGACCCTCTCACCGCGTGAGGTCCTCGCTGTGTGCCAGGGCCTCGAGGCCGACGCCGGACGGGTGCGCACCGGACCGCAGGGCCCGCGGACGCTCGACGCCGACCTCATCACCTACGAGGGCGTCACTCTCGACACCCCCGAGCTGGTCCTGCCCCACCCTCGGGCCGCCCAGCGCGCCTTCGTCCTCGTCCCCTGGGCAGAGGCCGACCCCTTCGCCGAGATCGGCTCGCAGTCAGTGTCCGCCCTGGCTGAGGAGGCCCCGGACCGCGACGGCGTGCGCTGGCTCGCCCTGGACTGGATGGACTCCGACAACCTGCCCGCCCTGCCCACCGGCCAGTACGTCGAGCCGCCCGTCGGCGAGCCCGTGAGCGTCTCCGCCGCGCCTCAGCCCGCAGCCGCCCCGGCACAGCCGGCAGCGCCGGCCGTGCCCGATCAGCCCCCCGCCGCGGACCCGCTGGGTGGCGCGATGGGCGCCGGCCTCGTCGAGCAGCAGCCCTTCGCTCCCTCGGCCCCGGTCGACGTCGCGGCGGTCCCCTCTCCGGCTGCTCCTGCTCAGTCCCTCGACCAGGCCGCCCCGATGGACGCCGCGGCGGTGCCGGTGCCGTCGTACGACCAGCCTGCGGCTCCGTCGTACGACCAGCCTGCGGCTCCGTCCTATGAGCAGCCTGCGGCGCCGTCGTATGAGCAGCCTGCGGTGCCGTCCTACGAGCAGCCTGCGCCCGCCCAGCCGGCCACCTCGAGCGCCCCTCCCGCCTCTGACGACGCCCCGTGGAAGGCGCAGCTCAACTGGAACGACATCGTCGGACGCCAGGGCCAGGGGTCGTGA
- the folP gene encoding dihydropteroate synthase: protein MTNAQNLAPAPLPAALEAASASGRTLVMGIVNVTPDSFSDGGRWDTTDRALARGLQLLDEGADILDVGGESTRPGARRVDTVEEQARVVPVIGALVERGAVVSVDTMHAPTAAAALAAGAVIVNDVSGGLNDPDMHRLVASTGVVYVCQHWRGNPETMDSLTDYDGDVVAGVEAELRQRLESLAAAGADPSQVVIDPGLGFAKTHEQSWQLLAATARLRADLGHPVLIGASRKRFLAAAADPSRAADPLARDAATTATTALAAAAGAWAVRVHEVPANRDAVRTASFWKEP, encoded by the coding sequence GTGACCAACGCCCAGAACCTCGCCCCGGCTCCGCTCCCGGCGGCCCTCGAGGCCGCCTCGGCCTCCGGGCGCACGCTGGTCATGGGCATCGTCAACGTCACCCCCGACTCCTTCTCCGACGGCGGCCGGTGGGACACGACCGACCGCGCCCTCGCCCGCGGGCTCCAGCTCCTTGATGAGGGCGCCGACATCCTTGACGTCGGCGGTGAGTCGACCCGGCCGGGCGCCCGGCGCGTCGACACCGTCGAGGAGCAGGCCCGAGTCGTGCCGGTCATCGGCGCCCTCGTCGAGCGCGGCGCCGTCGTCTCGGTCGACACCATGCACGCCCCGACCGCCGCGGCCGCCCTCGCGGCCGGGGCGGTCATCGTCAACGACGTCTCCGGCGGGCTGAACGACCCCGACATGCACAGGCTCGTCGCCTCCACCGGCGTCGTCTACGTGTGCCAGCACTGGCGCGGCAACCCCGAGACGATGGACTCCCTGACCGACTACGACGGCGACGTCGTGGCCGGCGTGGAGGCCGAGCTGCGCCAGCGGCTGGAGTCCCTCGCCGCGGCGGGCGCAGACCCGAGCCAGGTCGTCATCGACCCCGGCCTGGGCTTCGCCAAGACCCACGAGCAGTCCTGGCAGCTCCTGGCCGCCACCGCGAGGCTGCGCGCCGACCTGGGCCACCCGGTGCTCATCGGCGCCTCCCGCAAGCGCTTCCTCGCCGCCGCGGCCGACCCCTCGAGGGCAGCCGACCCCCTGGCGCGCGACGCCGCCACGACCGCCACCACAGCCCTGGCCGCCGCAGCCGGCGCCTGGGCCGTCCGAGTCCACGAGGTCCCGGCCAACCGGGACGCCGTCCGTACCGCCTCCTTTTGGAAGGAACCCTGA
- the folE gene encoding GTP cyclohydrolase I FolE: MTYDAEGVRRAVRDLLVAIGEDPERDGLRETPERMARAYAEMFAGLAEDPGAHLERVFEVGHEEMILVRDIPMYSVCEHHLLPFHGAAHVGYIPGVSGCVTGLSKVARLVEGYARRPQVQERLTAQVADAMVERLEVRGVLVVIEAEHLCMSMRGVRKPGSNTVTSAVRGIMRNAATRSEAMSLILGRRS; encoded by the coding sequence ATGACCTACGACGCGGAGGGGGTGCGCCGGGCGGTGCGGGACCTGCTCGTCGCCATCGGCGAGGACCCCGAGCGCGACGGGCTGCGCGAGACCCCCGAGCGCATGGCCCGCGCCTACGCCGAGATGTTCGCCGGCCTGGCGGAGGATCCCGGCGCCCACCTCGAGCGGGTCTTCGAGGTCGGCCACGAGGAGATGATCCTCGTGCGGGACATCCCCATGTACTCGGTGTGCGAGCACCACCTCCTGCCCTTCCACGGCGCCGCCCACGTCGGCTACATCCCGGGCGTCAGCGGCTGCGTGACCGGCCTGAGTAAGGTCGCCCGCCTCGTCGAGGGCTACGCCCGCCGCCCCCAGGTCCAGGAGCGGCTGACCGCCCAGGTCGCCGACGCCATGGTCGAGCGGCTCGAGGTGCGCGGCGTGCTCGTCGTCATCGAGGCCGAGCACCTGTGCATGTCCATGCGGGGGGTGCGCAAGCCCGGCTCGAACACCGTCACCTCCGCCGTGCGCGGCATCATGCGCAACGCCGCCACCCGCTCCGAGGCGATGAGCCTCATCCTGGGCCGCCGCTCCTGA
- the ftsH gene encoding ATP-dependent zinc metalloprotease FtsH translates to MNESGQGGHNRRSIRPPKIGGRGGKGGSRQGDPKRRGAKGNPLLWITPFLLLLLLGWALLSSVGGYRSIDTSDGLALLTDQAQTVKSVTVNDGTQRVEIELNKDYTLEPKESGETSQNLGKRVQFTYTEAQAEQVNALIQKAAPSGGYNSVVPTTTWWSSMLQLILPMVIFLGVMWWLLGRMAGGRGGTMGFGKSKAKVGVKEMPDVTFDDVAGEDEAVEELEEIREFLSEPEKFLAVGAKIPKGVLLYGPPGTGKTLLAKAVAGEAGVPFFSMSGSEFVEMFVGVGASRVRDLFEQAKENAPSIIFVDEIDAVGRHRGSGMGGGHDEREQTLNQLLVEMDGFDATTNVILIAATNRPDVLDPALLRPGRFDRQVSVEAPDMAGRAAILRVHAKGKPMTRDVDLDLVAKRTPGFTGADLANVLNEAALLTARSNAQLIDNRALDEAIDRVIAGPQKRTRVMNDHEKAVTAYHEAGHALCAAAGAYSDPVTKVTILPRGRALGYTMVMPADDKYSTTRNELLDQLVYAMGGRAAEEIVFRDPTTGASNDIEKATATARKMVTDFGMSRTVGAIKLGTTENETVLGLSATNRDFSEAVAATVDAEVRSLLDAAHREAWEILTRNREVLEDLASQLLEKETLLEKDLEEIFAPVVKQPRRALWSADDELVIDEAVASTFVAAAQAPDRHAARATAGAEPGEAEGETPAVVEDGSRP, encoded by the coding sequence ATGAATGAATCCGGTCAGGGCGGGCACAACCGCCGCTCCATCCGACCGCCGAAGATCGGCGGTCGGGGCGGCAAGGGCGGCTCGAGACAGGGTGACCCCAAGCGCCGCGGTGCCAAGGGCAACCCGCTGCTGTGGATCACCCCCTTCCTCCTGCTCCTCCTGCTCGGATGGGCCCTGCTGTCCAGCGTCGGCGGCTACCGCTCCATCGACACCTCCGACGGCCTCGCCCTCCTGACCGACCAGGCGCAGACGGTGAAGTCCGTCACGGTCAACGACGGCACCCAGCGGGTCGAGATCGAGCTCAACAAGGACTACACCCTCGAGCCCAAGGAGTCGGGCGAGACGAGCCAGAACCTGGGCAAGCGCGTCCAGTTCACCTACACCGAGGCCCAGGCCGAGCAGGTCAACGCCCTCATCCAGAAGGCCGCCCCCTCCGGCGGATACAACTCCGTCGTGCCGACGACCACCTGGTGGTCCTCGATGCTCCAGCTCATCCTGCCCATGGTCATCTTCCTGGGCGTCATGTGGTGGCTCCTGGGCCGCATGGCCGGCGGCCGCGGCGGCACGATGGGCTTCGGCAAGTCCAAGGCCAAGGTCGGGGTCAAGGAGATGCCCGACGTTACCTTCGACGACGTCGCCGGGGAGGACGAGGCCGTCGAGGAACTCGAGGAGATCCGCGAGTTCCTCTCTGAGCCCGAGAAGTTCCTGGCCGTGGGCGCCAAGATCCCCAAGGGCGTCCTCCTCTACGGCCCGCCCGGCACCGGCAAGACCCTCCTGGCCAAGGCCGTCGCCGGGGAGGCCGGCGTCCCCTTCTTCTCGATGAGCGGCTCGGAGTTCGTCGAGATGTTCGTCGGCGTGGGCGCCTCGCGCGTGCGCGACCTGTTCGAGCAGGCCAAGGAGAACGCACCCTCCATCATCTTCGTCGACGAGATCGACGCCGTCGGGCGCCACCGCGGCTCGGGCATGGGAGGCGGCCACGACGAGCGCGAGCAGACCCTCAACCAGCTCCTCGTCGAGATGGACGGCTTCGACGCCACGACCAACGTCATCCTCATCGCCGCCACCAACCGCCCCGACGTCCTGGACCCCGCCCTCCTGCGCCCCGGGCGCTTCGACCGGCAGGTGAGCGTCGAGGCCCCCGACATGGCCGGGCGGGCCGCCATCCTGCGCGTCCACGCCAAGGGCAAGCCGATGACCCGCGACGTCGACCTCGACCTCGTGGCCAAGCGCACCCCCGGCTTCACCGGCGCGGACCTGGCCAACGTCCTCAACGAGGCCGCCCTGCTCACCGCCCGCTCCAACGCCCAGCTCATCGACAACCGGGCCCTGGACGAGGCCATCGACCGCGTCATCGCCGGCCCCCAGAAGCGCACCCGCGTCATGAACGACCACGAGAAGGCGGTCACCGCCTACCACGAGGCCGGCCACGCCCTGTGCGCCGCCGCGGGCGCCTACTCCGACCCGGTCACCAAGGTGACGATCCTGCCGCGCGGCAGGGCACTGGGCTACACGATGGTCATGCCCGCCGACGACAAGTACTCCACCACCCGCAACGAGCTGCTCGACCAGCTCGTCTACGCCATGGGCGGGCGCGCCGCAGAGGAGATCGTCTTCCGCGACCCCACCACCGGGGCCTCGAACGACATCGAGAAGGCCACCGCCACCGCCCGCAAGATGGTGACCGACTTCGGCATGTCACGCACCGTGGGCGCCATCAAGCTCGGCACCACCGAGAACGAGACCGTCCTGGGGCTGTCGGCCACCAACCGCGACTTCTCCGAGGCGGTGGCCGCCACCGTCGACGCCGAGGTCCGCTCCCTGCTCGACGCCGCCCACCGTGAGGCCTGGGAGATCCTCACCCGCAACCGGGAGGTCCTCGAGGACCTGGCCTCCCAGCTGCTCGAGAAGGAGACCCTCCTGGAGAAGGACCTCGAGGAGATCTTCGCCCCCGTGGTCAAGCAGCCCCGCCGCGCCCTGTGGTCCGCCGACGACGAGCTCGTCATCGACGAGGCCGTCGCCTCCACCTTCGTGGCCGCCGCCCAGGCGCCCGACCGCCACGCCGCCCGCGCCACGGCGGGCGCCGAGCCCGGCGAGGCCGAGGGCGAGACCCCCGCCGTCGTCGAGGACGGCAGCCGGCCATGA
- a CDS encoding AIM24 family protein, with amino-acid sequence MRSPIFDQAHREKETGQRWTLQSDKMLRVGFGPEVIAAQGAMVAYQGNIDFAYQGSKSLGGMIKKAVTNEGGNLMRVSGQGEVFFARAAHNVFLLELEGDAMTVNTRSLLAFDGSLAYDIRSLGSAGILAGGLFNLLIQGHGVAAISSDGPPMLLDCSVQPTFVDPQAAICWSANLQPQLKSSFKLGSLVGRGSGESFQLGFHGPGFVVVSALRGAAGRRRLLISHHPLGRRHSDGRRVLACRSRHPGGAASPRRARQALPAGPAPRRPWPAPGGPADPRRPAGTPRPASGTPGGVARPRPAPGGVARRPPGPPPGASPGANDAGRGAVGLVPSATVGGSDMRRDQNR; translated from the coding sequence ATGCGCAGTCCCATCTTCGACCAGGCCCACCGTGAGAAGGAGACCGGCCAGCGCTGGACCCTCCAGTCCGACAAGATGCTCCGTGTCGGCTTCGGGCCCGAGGTCATCGCCGCCCAGGGCGCGATGGTCGCCTACCAGGGCAACATCGACTTCGCCTACCAGGGCTCCAAGAGCCTGGGAGGCATGATCAAGAAGGCCGTCACCAACGAGGGCGGCAACCTCATGCGCGTCTCCGGCCAGGGTGAGGTCTTCTTCGCCCGTGCCGCCCACAACGTCTTCCTCCTCGAGCTCGAGGGCGACGCCATGACCGTCAATACCCGGTCCCTGCTCGCCTTCGACGGCTCCCTCGCCTACGACATCCGCAGCCTGGGCAGCGCAGGCATCCTCGCGGGCGGCCTGTTCAACCTCCTCATCCAGGGACACGGCGTCGCCGCCATCTCCTCCGACGGCCCGCCCATGCTCCTGGACTGCTCGGTCCAGCCCACCTTCGTCGACCCCCAGGCCGCCATCTGCTGGTCGGCCAACCTCCAGCCCCAGCTCAAGTCGAGCTTCAAGCTCGGCTCCCTCGTGGGCCGCGGCTCGGGGGAGTCCTTCCAGCTCGGCTTCCACGGCCCCGGCTTCGTTGTCGTCTCAGCCCTCCGAGGGGCAGCCGGTCGTCGCCGGCTCCTGATCAGCCACCACCCCCTGGGCCGCCGGCACTCCGACGGCCGCCGCGTCCTGGCTTGCCGGTCCCGGCACCCCGGCGGCGCGGCCAGCCCCCGGCGGGCCCGGCAGGCGCTCCCCGCCGGTCCGGCGCCCCGCAGGCCCTGGCCAGCCCCCGGCGGCCCGGCCGACCCCCGGCGCCCGGCAGGTACTCCCCGGCCAGCCTCCGGCACCCCCGGCGGCGTTGCCCGGCCCCGACCGGCCCCCGGCGGCGTTGCTCGCCGGCCCCCCGGGCCCCCGCCCGGCGCCTCGCCCGGCGCGAACGACGCCGGACGAGGCGCCGTCGGGCTCGTCCCATCGGCTACCGTCGGGGGATCGGACATGCGAAGGGACCAGAACCGATGA
- a CDS encoding Rossmann-fold NAD(P)-binding domain-containing protein: MALGLSPRRLFTPVDVEDVAHAAATVLLATGHTGRDYELAGTEVLSMSDMAERMAQAWGHPVVIRRLPSALVALVASRRYGQGSYRPIKAMFDHYNTDGFVGSSNDLRTLLDRPPPTSTWRCVASPPTDPSQS, from the coding sequence ATGGCGCTTGGACTGTCCCCACGGCGCCTGTTCACCCCGGTCGATGTCGAGGATGTCGCGCATGCCGCTGCCACTGTGCTGCTGGCCACTGGCCACACGGGGCGGGATTACGAGCTGGCCGGGACCGAAGTCTTGAGCATGAGCGACATGGCCGAGCGCATGGCGCAGGCATGGGGTCATCCCGTCGTCATACGGCGCCTTCCCTCGGCGCTCGTCGCCCTGGTCGCATCGAGGCGCTACGGCCAGGGCTCCTACCGGCCCATCAAGGCGATGTTCGACCACTACAACACCGACGGCTTCGTCGGGTCCTCCAACGATCTACGCACACTTCTTGACCGGCCCCCACCCACTTCGACGTGGCGATGCGTCGCCTCGCCGCCAACTGACCCGAGCCAGTCGTGA
- the hpt gene encoding hypoxanthine phosphoribosyltransferase yields the protein MDVADMGEDLKEVLVTEEEIGLRLDEMAARIDADYAGQDLLLVGVLKGAVYVMADLSRRLHRSAPMDWMAVSSYGSGTKSSGVVRILKDLDTDITDRHVLIVEDIIDSGLTLSWLVGNLSSRGAASVEIAALLRKPEAAKVEVDVKYVGFDIPTEFVVGYGLDYAEQYRNLPFIGTLRPEVYGG from the coding sequence ATGGACGTCGCGGACATGGGTGAGGACCTCAAGGAGGTCCTCGTCACCGAGGAGGAGATCGGCCTGCGGCTGGACGAGATGGCCGCACGCATCGACGCGGACTACGCGGGGCAGGACCTGCTGCTCGTGGGGGTGCTCAAGGGCGCCGTCTACGTCATGGCCGACCTGTCCCGCCGCCTTCACCGCAGCGCCCCCATGGACTGGATGGCCGTGTCCTCCTACGGGTCGGGCACCAAGTCCAGCGGGGTCGTGCGCATCCTCAAGGACCTCGACACCGACATCACTGACCGCCACGTACTCATCGTCGAGGACATCATCGACTCGGGCCTGACGCTGTCGTGGCTTGTAGGGAACCTGTCGAGCCGTGGCGCGGCGAGCGTGGAGATCGCGGCCCTGCTGCGCAAGCCCGAGGCGGCCAAGGTGGAGGTCGACGTCAAGTACGTCGGCTTCGACATCCCCACCGAGTTCGTGGTCGGCTACGGCCTGGACTATGCCGAGCAGTATCGCAACCTGCCCTTCATCGGCACCCTGCGGCCGGAGGTCTACGGCGGCTGA
- a CDS encoding DUF6318 family protein: protein MATPEPSRVDGMDEHSPYGASQAAGYFLQLYPYVFATGDLNAWEGMSEDGCDFCSSVSEGVREMHDSGGWAEPWTPEISIVSYGTDPADPERHVIETRFLAPAHKTYSGRPGTVSNIEARDVAIYVQVRWQGDRWAVEGVKVE, encoded by the coding sequence ATGGCCACCCCCGAGCCCAGCAGGGTTGACGGAATGGATGAGCATTCGCCCTACGGGGCTTCTCAGGCGGCTGGCTACTTTCTTCAACTGTATCCATATGTTTTTGCCACGGGGGATCTGAATGCTTGGGAGGGCATGAGTGAGGACGGCTGTGACTTCTGTAGTTCGGTCTCTGAGGGTGTCAGGGAGATGCATGATTCTGGTGGGTGGGCTGAGCCTTGGACTCCCGAGATATCGATCGTATCCTACGGGACCGATCCAGCCGATCCTGAGAGGCATGTCATTGAGACAAGATTTCTCGCTCCGGCACATAAGACATACAGCGGGAGACCTGGTACCGTATCGAATATCGAAGCCCGCGACGTAGCGATCTATGTCCAAGTGCGCTGGCAGGGGGATCGTTGGGCGGTCGAAGGGGTGAAGGTAGAATGA
- a CDS encoding DUF6318 family protein: MAMPEPGRLEGMDENSPAGASASAAYFLTLYPYVFATGDLTAWQDMSEEGCNFCNSVVESVNDIHDSGGWVDPWHQDVVVQSYGTVAEDTDTLLIDITIDSAEIVLHDIDGSIESVTPADPDLAFTVQVHWNGDRWMIAEGAVA; the protein is encoded by the coding sequence ATGGCGATGCCAGAACCAGGGCGACTCGAAGGCATGGACGAGAACTCGCCAGCAGGCGCTTCCGCCAGTGCAGCCTACTTCCTGACGCTGTACCCCTACGTATTTGCTACAGGAGATCTGACCGCTTGGCAAGACATGAGCGAGGAAGGTTGCAATTTCTGCAACTCCGTTGTAGAGAGCGTAAATGATATTCACGACTCTGGAGGCTGGGTCGATCCGTGGCATCAAGACGTAGTCGTCCAATCCTACGGAACGGTCGCCGAAGATACAGATACGCTGCTCATCGACATCACTATCGACTCCGCCGAGATCGTTCTTCACGATATCGATGGTTCAATCGAGAGTGTCACACCCGCAGATCCCGACCTGGCATTCACTGTTCAGGTCCACTGGAATGGAGATCGTTGGATGATCGCAGAGGGTGCTGTGGCATGA